One Brassica napus cultivar Da-Ae chromosome A1, Da-Ae, whole genome shotgun sequence genomic region harbors:
- the LOC106422492 gene encoding defensin-like protein 206 → MVKNINSVSITVLLFVLLVASTEILKSEAQTFCFECGPVPFLGTNADCFNCCKTKYGSPPVVSGVVEGSEKHCHCYC, encoded by the exons ATGGTAAAGAACATCAACTCAGTCAGCATCACCGTTCTCTTGTTCGTCCTCTTGGTGGCTTCCACCg AAATCCTCAAGAGCGAGGCTCAAACATTTTGCTTCGAGTGCGGACCGGTGCCGTTTTTAGGTACAAATGCTGATTGCTTTAACTGTTGCAAAACCAAATACGGGAGTCCTCCAGTCGTTAGTGGCGTTGTTGAGGGAAGTGAGAAACACTGTCATTGCTATTGTTGA
- the LOC106422442 gene encoding defensin-like protein 206: MAKNINSVSITVLLFVLLVASTEILKSKAQTFCFECGPVPFLGTNADCFNCCKTKYGSPPVVSGVVEGSEKHCHCYC, from the exons ATGGCAAAGAACATCAACTCAGTCAGCATCACCGTTCTCTTGTTCGTTCTCTTGGTGGCTTCCACCg AAATCCTCAAGAGCAAGGCTCAAACATTTTGCTTCGAGTGCGGACCGGTGCCGTTTCTAGGTACAAATGCTGATTGCTTTAACTGTTGCAAGACCAAATACGGGAGTCCTCCAGTCGTTAGTGGGGTTGTTGAGGGAAGTGAGAAACACTGTCATTGTTATTGTTGA